The sequence GAATAACCGTCTCGCAGATGTCCGGGCCGAGCGGTGATCCAAACGCTGACTGGAAGAATGCGGTGGTCATGTCTTCCGGTGCTTTCTCCTGGGATGATCCAAGCACCTGGACTGGAGTGCTCGACCGATGCCCCAGCGGGACTGGAACGTCAGCAAAAATGGCCGTAATGCACGCAAAAGGGGAGTTGCCCCTCAACCAAAAGTTCCGGCACCAAGGCATCCTTGGCACTGTTTACACGGGCGAACTGATAGCGGAATCAACTGCCGCGGGCAACGCCGCCGTAGTACCAAGGATCACAGGATCCAGTTGGATCTTCGGGCTAAACACACTTGTGTTGGACAAGGATGATCCGTTCCCGGAGGGCTTCACGGTAGGTGACCTCTGGGCCTGACACTAGAGCTTCTCAGTACAAAGCGGGTACGCCCCTCGTGTAGCTGATACGAGGTTCAGGCAAGGGCGTCCAAGAATGCAGCCCTCGCCACTCTGGCAGCGTCAATGTCCTGCGTGGTACGGCGGCTCCATGTCTTTGGACTTTCCAGCGGGCGGAGTGCTGACTGTCCCTTCCGCTGCGTATTTCTCTCGAGTGAGGCCAAAAGGAACGTCTGGCGTCAGTGCGACGGTAAACACCCCCGCTGAATGCCGGGTGATCAAAATACCGTGCCGGCAGTCGGCTGGAGATTGTTTACGGACCTTGTCCACCGCGGTTGTGAGGGTGTATTCCATTTCATCTTTGGATTGAACTGTAACGGTGAGGACCATTCATACCTGCTTCCGGTGTGACTTCGGTGCGAAGCCGTCAGACTGAATCCTTGACTACCTGCGGTTTATCAAGTGGCCTATAGGCCATGGGGCTGCAACGGCACAGCAAGGAACGGTCTTGATAAACCGTTCCTTGCTGTTGGGACTTCACTTCGGAACTTAGACACCATCAGTCTCAGAGAGACGCATGTCTACGGCGTCAGTGTTACGGCGGCGGTTGCGCGAATATCACGGGAGGACAGCCCGACTGAGATCACGTATTCGCCGGGGTGCAGGATGGCTTTGCGTGTCGCTGCATCGTAGGCAGTCAACTCGTTATATGGGACGGTGAACGAGAACTTGCGGGCATCGCCTGCATTGACTGTGGCTGCACCAAACGCCCGAAGCATCCGGGGAGGGTGGCCAGCTTCGGAAGGGGCCGAGACGTAGAGCTGCGGGACAACTTTGCCTGCTCGTGGGCCGGCATTCGTGAATTCGATGTCGCAGAGGATTCCGTCGTCCGTGGTCGTCGCCGTGAGGGATCCGGTATCGAAATGTGTGTATCCCAGACCGTGACCAAACTCGAAGGCGGGTTCGGTGTTGGTCGCGTCGTACCAGGCGTAGCCGACGAGAAGGTCGTCGTCATAGTCCACCCTTCCGTCGATTCCCGGATAGAGCTCCGGTGAGCTGACGGGTGTCAATTGCTCCGAGGACGGAAAGGTGAGGGGAAGCCGACCTCCGGGCTCGGCGTGACCGAGCAGGAGTCTGGCCAGGGCGGGGGCGAACCGTTCTCCTGGGTTCCACATGTGCAGAACCGCAGCGACGTCCTCAATCCAAGGCATGACTATAGGCCCTGCACCGCAGGTCACAACGATGGTTCTTGGATTCTTTTGAGCGACTGCCCGGATCAGGGTTTCCTGGTCTCCTGGTAGGTGCAGCGACTCAATGTCCATGGCTTCACCGCTGACCCGGCCCACGATGACTATGGCCAGATCGGCTTTACTCGCCGCATCTGCTGCCTGCTGAATGGAGTCGTTTGGAAGAGCCATGCCCAGAGTCACTCGCGGGCTCACGATGCCGGGGATAACGAAGGAGGGGCCGCTGCTAAACGCAGCCTGCAGCGTTACCGGGACGCCGGCTTGTAAGGTCACAGTCGCTTGTACAGGGTAATGCGGTCCCTGCACCATCGGTGAGGCTTCCCGGAAACCGCTAGCGACCGGATTGCCGTCAATCGACAGGGTAGCTTCGCCGCAGAAATCAAGGGAGAACCGATAAAGGCCATCGATTGGAGGGAAAAACTCAGTCCTGAGGGTTGCGGACCAGTCCGGACCAATGCCTTCGGGCGGATTCAGCAAGGAAAATTCATCCAGGATCAGCTCTCTTTCCTCACCTGTGACGTCGTCACTTACATGAGCCGCGACGTCAGTACGTAGGGTTGGGAGTGGGATATCGCCTAGGGTACCGGCCACAGTGGAGACATTGGCGTCCGGCAGGACACTCCGAAGGGTCTCAACCAGCGACGGAATTCGGGCGGGGCTGAGGGTCACGGCCGCCGAGCCGCCCATGACCAGCAAGTGGCTAAGGTCGGCGATACCGGGAAGGGCAATGGAGTTGATGGTTTCGGGGCGAAGGGGCAGCAACCCCTCGTTCTTCAGTAGGACGGCCCCGTCTTCCAGAATCCTCTGGGCTAAATCCTGGGAAAGCAGGTCATCGAGCGGTTCAGTGGTCGGCGTCGCGGGGACGGCATTGGCGGTTTTCATTGCCCAATGCACACGCTCGGCGATCTTGGTCAGTGCTTCTTCGGGTAGCGCCTCGACCATCTCCCGGGTTCTGCCTGCTGTGCCTCCCAATGCAGGGAAGTCCAGTCCTGCCTTCAATGCCTTTTCGTCGTCCCGGACCGCATGCAGGAAGTCAGGAACCACAAATCCTTGCCATCCCCACTCTTCACGCAGTATGGCTAGGATTTCTTTGCTTTCGGAGACGTACTCGCCGTTGACCTGATTGTAGGAGCTCAGCAGTGATGCTGCCCCGTATTTAAGGAGGACGCGGCGAAATGGTTCGGCGTAGACCTCCCTAAGCGCGCGGGCGGAAATCCGCACGTCAACGGCCGCTGAACGGCGCGCAAAACTGCCACTGCCGGTCCGAAGGTATTCGAAGTTATTAGCCACAAAGTGCTTTGGTGCCGCGACGACTCCAGAGTCCTGCAGGCCCGCCACAATGGGCCCGCCGATCTCACCGACCAGGCAAGGGTCCTCTCCCAGGGCTTCGGCGATTCTACCTGCCCAAGGCACACGTGCAATGTCCAAGCCCGGGGCGAGGATGGAGTTCCTTCCCGACGCGAGACTTTCGCGGGCCAGGGCTTGTCCAAATTTGTAGGCCAGCGCCTGATCGAAGGACGCGGCGACTGCCAGCCCGGCGGGAAAGGCCGTGGCTCCTTCAGCGCCGCGGACTCCATTGGGCCCGTCGGTCCAGACCATCTCGGGGAACCCGGCTGCTGGGAAGTCCATAAGGGCCAAAGCCACCTTCTGCTCATGGCTCAGGTGGGCAACATCGGACCGGGCAGTGTCGGCATCGGTGGTGTTCTGCGTCATCGGGTTCCTAGGTGCTCGTGGTTCGCCTGGCCCGAGATATTTTCGCGAGCCTGTCGATGGGTGTGTGGAGTAGTTGGTTCCTGGTCCCCGAGCACTGGTCCTCTGGACCATGGCCGGAATACAGGATTTGCGGGGAATGACGTTGGGCCGCGGCACGGCCACGACCCAACTCATTCCTGCACGATTGTTGGGCGGCTTCTGCCCGCCGGCGTCGGCTGTTAGCCCTTGACCGAGCCGGAGGTCATGCCTTCGACAATCTGGCGGTTGAAGAAGATATACATGACCAGTGGTGGTACGGTGACCAGCAGAATGAAGGCGAACAGCAGGCCCCACTGAGTGAGGTTCTGGCCCTGGAAGTTATATAGGAGCAGCTGCACGGTTGCGTTTGAATCACCCGGGAGGAAGTACAGGGCATAGGTGAAGTCGTTGAAGATCGCGACTGACTGCACCACGATGACTGTGATCATGACGGGCCGGATGAGCGGCAGAATGATGCTCATGAAGAGCCGGATCGGTCCGGCTCCGTCGATAATCGCTGCTTCGTCGAGTTCCCGTGGGACGCTTCCCATGAAGGCCCTGAAGAGCATGACTGCGAATGGCAGTCCGAACGCTACGTGGACAAAGATCAGGCCCGGGAGTGTTTTGAACAGCCCGGTTCCTTGCAGGACCCAGATGGTGGGCACGACGGCGGGAGGCACGATAAGACCTACCAGTACGAGTCCGTTGATGAGGCTGTTCCACTTTTGTTGGCGTCGCTGCAGGATGAAGCCGACCATGGCACCCAAAACGACGATCAGTGATACTGACGCAACGGTGAGTACTGCGCTGTTGATGAATGCGCGGAGGGGCAGGCCATTCCGAGTCTGGATCACCTGAGCGAGGTTGTCGAAGAGATGCCATTCGGTGGGCCAGCTGAACTGCAGGAGCGAGGCCTCTTGCTGGGATTTCGAAGCCGTAAACAGGATGAAGAGGAAGGGGAGGATGAAGATCAGGAGGGCTAGGATCACCGCGATGGTTCCACCGCCCCAGCGCCAGGCTAGTGTTTTGTTCCTCATGATTCCTTCTCTCCTTTGTTCAGCCAGGCCGAAAGCGGGAAGATGAGTGCTGCGACAACGAGGAAGAGCACCACATTTCCGGCCGTTGACAGTCCGAAGAACCCGGCTTGATATTGCTTGTAGATAACTGACCCGAGCACGTCGCTGGTGAACCCCGGCCCGCCTTTGGTCATGGCCCAGATGAGTTCAAATGAGCGGAGCCCACCGATAAGCGACAAGAGAATCACTGTTGCAGTTGCAGGGCGAAGCAGCGGCAGTGTGATGTGCCAGAAATTGTTCCAGGCACCGGCTCCGTCAACACGGGCGGCCTCGTAGTAGTCCTGGGGGATTGCGACCATGCCCGCTATGTAAATGAGCGTGGCGAGGCCGACACCTTTCCAGATGTCCACGAGAGCAATGGAAATCAGCGCCAACGAAGGATCGGTTAGCCACCCTGGCCCGCCGATTCCCAGCACCGCGAGGGCTTGGTTTACCGGACCGTCGAAAGGATCGAGAAGTACCTTAAATGTGATGCCAATGCCGATCGTACTGACAAGCGCCGGGAAGAAGATCACGCTCCGGAGAAAGCCACGGGCAATGATTTGGGAGGTGAGGAAGACTCCCAGCAACAGTCCCAAAACGACCTTCGCTCCCGAGGTGAGGAACGCGTAGATGAAGGTGTTGATGAAGCCCTGAATCAGGGCTTGTTCCTTGAAGAAGGTGACAAAGTTTTCGAACCCGATGAACTCGATGTCGAACAGGTTCCAGCGAGTTAGAGCGAAGTAGAAGGACAGCCCGGTGGGAACGAGGAACAGGATCGTGTAGAACAGACCGGCTGGCAAATAGAACCAGTTTGGGTAGGGGCTTTGCTTCTTGCGCCGTTTATTCGCGGCAGGGGCTGGGCCGGGGCTTCGCCGCGTGCCGGTTGCTCCGGAGGACGCGATCTCTGTGGTCATGATATCTCCATTGATTCTGGTGGTTCGGGGGTCGGCCGCCCGCGGGCGGCCGACCCCAGAGATAGGAGGTTACTCCCTTACCAGCCCTCGAGTCCGAGCTGCTGGGCTTGCTTCTTGACGTCTTCGTCGTACTGGCCAGCACCCTGCTTAGCAGGAGTGATTCCGGAACCGACAGCAACAGTGATCTGTTCGAGGGCAGGGCCCTTGACGGGGGAGACAAATTCCAAAGCGAGGCCTGTCTTTCCCTCATCGAAGTAGGGCTGCATGTCCGAAACGATCGCTGGCACGCTGTCAGGAAGGGTGCAACCGTCGATCACGAACGGTCCGGTGGGGGCAATCTTTTCGCTGACGATCTTGCAGGCGTCCGGGGTTGCGAGGAAGTCGAGGAACTTCTTGGAAGCATCCAGTTCAGCTCCCTCGGTGGACTTCGGAATGTAGGCTGCGCTCGGCATCCAGACGGTCAGGCCGTTCTTGTCTGCCGACTTACCGGGAATCGGGAAGGTGCCAACAGTTTTGACGGCCTCAGGGTAGTTGACCGAAAGGGCCGAAGCGGCAAAAGTCAGGATCGGGTAGTGGGCGGCCTCGCCCTTGGCGATCATGCGGACACCGTCGTCGTAGGTGGCAGTGGCGTAATCCTTGTTGAAGTAGCCGGCTTTGAGTGCTTCCTCGAGGTGCTCGAATCCCGACAGACCTGGCTCGTCGGCGAACTTTGCCTTGTTCTCGGTGTACTTTTTGGCCCAGTCGGCATCCTGGCTCTGGACGTTGTAGAAGTCTCCGAGCACAAAGAGCTGTGAGGACCAAGTATCGCCGTAGGTCTGGGCGATCGGCGCGGCCGTCCCGGAGTCCAGGATCTTCTTGTTGTTGGCCATGAACTCGTCCCACGTCTTGGGGATCTGCAACCCGAGCTTGGCGTAAACGTCCTTGTTGTAGATGATGGCACCCGCGGACGATTGTCCGGTCGGAACGCCATAAGTGCCATTTTCGGTGGAGGCTACAGTCTTGAAGTTATCGTCCAGCCGGCTCACCCATGGCTGATCCGCGACGTTGACGAGTGACTTATCAGGCTCCAGTGCCTTCAGAAGCGAACCGGTGTTGTACTGGAACACGCTGTTCATGTCGCCCGTAGCGAGCTTGGTCTTAATGAGGTTGTCGCCCTCGGCACCTGGCGGGCGTGTTTCCAGTTCGACTTTGATATTCGGATTCTTGGCCTGGAAATCCGCGATGAGCGCGTTTCCAGCCTCGACAGTCGCCGCTCCGTTGTCGACCAAGTAGGAAATGGTGACGGAGCCACTATCCGAACTGCCGGATGAGGAGCACCCAGTCAGAACCAGTGAAAGCGCCGCCGCGCTGACGCCGACAGCAACCGCTGTGCGACGAATGGATGGGAATGACATTCTCTCTACCTCCATGTAAAGGGAAAATGATGGGATCTACGCGAACTAGTGGATCGTAAGGCCACCGGATTGAAACGTCTCAACTGTGATGCGTTTCACTGGATTTCCTTGCCGCTATAGTCATTTGTAACACAGCCAACGCCCAAAGTGTAGAGCGCTCTACGTTTTTTCTGTTGATATTTCTCGTTTGATGCGAGACTTGGTCTACCCCTTGGTCACAGCGGACCGAAGCAACGCCCTGGCGTTGCGTGGGGACGGGATGGCGAGAGCGGAGGCGTTGTGGCGAAGGAATCGAAGGCTCGCAGGGCAACGATCGAGGATGTTGCAGAAGCGGCAGGCGTTTCACGCGCGGCTGTATCAAAGGTTCTGCGAAACGCCTATGGCGTCAGCCCAAAGATGAAAGCTAAGGTTCTCGCCACAATTGAGCAACTCGACTACCGCCCACTGGTTGCTGCCCGTGCCATGTCCGGCGCCAGTTACACGGTTGGCATTGAGATTCCTGACTTTCGCAACCAGTTCTTCACGAAGGTACTTTCGGGAGCCAAAGATGCACTGAAGGGCACGGGTTACCAGCTCATCATCGCGCCAGCCGACGAGGGCCCCAAGGAGGGTCACCGTGCGCTTGAGGCCCTGCTTGACCGACAGGTAGACGGAGTAATCGCTGTTTCGCCGCTTGTCGGTCAGAGCTGGCTTGAGCGTGCAGCGGAACGGACGCCGATGGTGATGTTTGCCCGACATGATCGCTCACTTCACTATGACACTGTGGCTGGCGACGACGTCGCGGGCGCGGACGCGGTAATGCAGCATCTGCTGGAGCTGGGACATCAGCGAATCGCACATCTCACGCGCGACGAAATGGTTACGGAGCCGGGTACACCTCACGGGCTTCGCCTCGGTGCATACCTTAAAGTCATGGTGGAGGCAGGCTTAGCGGACAGCATTAGTGTTACCCGATGCGGTGAGGGGCAAGACCTCGCCTATGCAGCGACACAGTCAATGCTGGCCGCCCCAGAGCCTCCCACCGCTATTTTTGCTGGTCATGACGAATTAGCTCTTGGTGCACTGCGTGCCGTGGTCGAATCAGGCCTCGACATATCAGTCGCGGGTTACGACGACGTTCCCCTGGCCAGCCACCCATTGATCTCCCTGACCTCCGTCGATCAGCCCGGAGCAGCTATGGGAGCCCGCGCCGTCAGGATGCTCCTGGAGCGGTTAGCCGGCCGGACGGACGCCTTCCATGAAACGTTTGTGCCGATGTTGCGTACTCGCAAAAGCACAAGGCCCCCCGCAAATGAGGCCCTTGGCAACGAACATTCTCCTGACGTGGCGCCTAGCCTCGCGGAATAACCAGCGAATCCCCACGGGTGTTCCGCACGGCCAGAATCACCGCTGCTTCCTAGTCAGGTAAAAGGGCAGGAGCCAGTGCCGGACTGACTCCATAAGCTCCGGGTTGGAGGATGCGGGTCATTCGGGCCGGACCGAACGTCTTGCTGTCGGCCTGAATGAGAGTGGTACCGCTCGGGAGCTCTACAGTCAGCTGTCCCTTGTCTGCCTGGACGACGATGTCCCCGTGGGGAGTGGGAACGACGGCCGCCGCCCAGTCCAGGTGACCTAGGTCAGTCTCAACCGTAAACTCGTCCCAGCCGTCCGAAAGAGGCCGAATACCTAACACGATCTCGGGTAGCAAAGCGGCCGGTCCTGAACTCCAGGCGTGGCAAAGGCTCTTGCCGAACGGTCGGCCATACATCTCATAGGGGTCTTCGCCCGTTGCGCCGAACTCCTCCCAGAACGTGAGGGCACCGGCATCTACCATCGTCCCCCACAGAGAGCGGATTCGCTCGACTGCCTCGGCCCGGTGACCAGTCTGGGCGAGGGCCCGAAGGGCGAAGGAGGTCATGAAGGGCGTTCCGACCCGTTCGGCGGCCAGAAGAGCGTCACGGATTCCGGGCGCAGCTTCGGACGTCAAACCGCTAAGTACGGCCAGCATGTTGGCGTACGGGGATGAAGTCGACGAGCTATCGAAGTACTCCCTCCATGCCTTCTGCCTGGGGTCCCAGGCTTCTGATCGCAGGGTAAGGGCGATGAGTTCGGATTTTTCCCGCCAGAGATGGGCGCCTGGGTGACCGGCAGCAGCGAGGACATCGGCGGCGCTCTTCATAGCCCAGTACCAGAGAATCTGCAGGGCAGTAAAGACCCTCGTGGGGTCGACGGTGACCCCCCAATCTATGAAGATGCCTCCTTCGGCCGCATCTTCGAACGTGTCCGGCTCATGGGAGGGCCTGAAGATGCCGCGTTCATCGGCATATCCAGACAGGGCCTGAGCGAATGCATGGATTCGCTCCTTTTCCCGCGCTAGATGCTCAACGTCACCAAAGTGGCGATGGTACGAGAACGTGTTAATTAGCCACCATAGGGAGTAATCGGAGATGCCGTTGATGTAGCCGTGCCGGGGTTGTCCCAAGGCGACGAGACCATCCCTGACTATGGCGCCATCCCCAAACGAATACACATTGGAGAGAGTATTGAGAGCTTGGTCGCCCATCCAAGGCATCCGGTCACGCTTTATGCCGTCCAACATCAGCTCGTGCATGCAAAGCCTCAGAGTATAGGCGCTTATTGACCAGATCCTGTTGAGCTGGACATCTGAGGAGACGAACGCCCCCCGGCGAGGGGCCGGGTGGGCCGACGCCTCCACCGCAACCTGGTTCACAACGGCGTCATGGACTACTAAGTACCGAAACCCGAGCTCGCTCTCTGTCGTCCAGCGTCCGTCCGGGAGCTGGCGAAGCCCTAGCTTCACTTCGCTGGTTTCAAGGGGCGCCAAGGCCTCCGCCCGGGATTCACCCGCGGAGACACTGGGTATCCCCTCGCAGGCGATGATTGGACGCCCCAGCACCGGAACGGGCAGAACGTAGACACCGTCGTCGAGGGCAGGGCTCAACGTGACAGTTGGTTCGCGGAGCTGGTGCGGGGGAGTCGATGCGCTACCGCGGCGAGCCAGGACCGGCGACCATGGCGACTTGTCGAGTGCTGCGACCGAATCTGATACCCTCGCCTGCCAGAACGATCCGGGGCTGAAGAGCTCGTCATCGTCAACGAAGAAGGCGGCCGGAGCTTGGTTTCTGGTGGAGATGCGGATCTGAAGTTGGCGACCACCCGCTGGAACTCGGATTTGGAAGCCTCTTGGGCCGGGGCTCCCAGGCATCGTGTTGTCGTCGATGCTGAACATAGCCTCGCCGGCGCACTGGACGACCAAGTTGCCCTCATGTCCGCTGAGCTGACGGCGGAATTCGGTGAACCCCTCTACATGCCCGTAGTTCTTGGCATAGTGCACGTACTTATTGGCTGCGAACCCCTCTCGCACGAGACGGTCCAGAACGGCAAGTTCGTACTGCCCGGACGCGTAAACCCAGTCGATTGCGCTTAAGGACCCCTCGGTCTCAACGGGGACATCCGGGAGCACGTCTACAGAAAAGGCAGCGGCGGCCTTCCGTATGTCAGAGGCGGTGGCGGCCGCTGGCAAGGGCCCAGTGGCTTGTCGAATGGAGGTCATTTCGTCTCCTGCTGTCGCTGCTGTCCCTTGCGGCATGTGGAGGTCCGGCGTTGGACCACCAAAGGCGGCGGGACAAAGAGTAGTGGATGTCGGGTGTAGACAAAGACAATCTCCACGGAACATAATGTGTAGAGCGCTCTACACAGACACTATAGCAACGACGCTCGCCTTCGCGGCAATAGCCCAGGGGCATTTGGGTCGGAAACTCCGGGCTCTCCACCCAGCGCAAGCCAACAGAAAAGATGGCTGCATTGAAACGATACAAGAGGAATGGTTGAACATGGACACAGCAAAGTCGCTTGGCCGTCTAGGGGAACTGGCCATTGAAGTGCCGTCCTGGGCCTACGGAAATTCCGGGACCCGGTTCAAGGTCTTCGGCACTCCGGGTACTCCGCGCACCGTTCAGGAAAAGATCGCCGACGCCGCCAAGGTCCACGAGCTGACGGGCCTGGCCCCCACCGTGGCGCTGCACATTCCGTGGGACAAGGTGGATGACTACGCAGCACTGCGCGAGTACGCCGCAGGGCTCGGCGTGGGGCTGGGCACCATCAACTCCAACACCTTCCAGGATGACGAGTACAAGTTCGGCTCCCTCACTTCGTCCACCGAGTCTGTGCGTCGCCGCGCGATCGACCACCACCTTGAATGCATTGAGATCATGCACGCCACCGGTTCCAAGGACTTGAAGATCTGGCTGGCCGACGGCACCAACTACCCGGGCCAGGACGATATCCGCGGCCGCCAGGACCGCTTGGCAGAGTCCCTC comes from Paenarthrobacter sp. A20 and encodes:
- a CDS encoding glycoside hydrolase family 3 protein produces the protein MTQNTTDADTARSDVAHLSHEQKVALALMDFPAAGFPEMVWTDGPNGVRGAEGATAFPAGLAVAASFDQALAYKFGQALARESLASGRNSILAPGLDIARVPWAGRIAEALGEDPCLVGEIGGPIVAGLQDSGVVAAPKHFVANNFEYLRTGSGSFARRSAAVDVRISARALREVYAEPFRRVLLKYGAASLLSSYNQVNGEYVSESKEILAILREEWGWQGFVVPDFLHAVRDDEKALKAGLDFPALGGTAGRTREMVEALPEEALTKIAERVHWAMKTANAVPATPTTEPLDDLLSQDLAQRILEDGAVLLKNEGLLPLRPETINSIALPGIADLSHLLVMGGSAAVTLSPARIPSLVETLRSVLPDANVSTVAGTLGDIPLPTLRTDVAAHVSDDVTGEERELILDEFSLLNPPEGIGPDWSATLRTEFFPPIDGLYRFSLDFCGEATLSIDGNPVASGFREASPMVQGPHYPVQATVTLQAGVPVTLQAAFSSGPSFVIPGIVSPRVTLGMALPNDSIQQAADAASKADLAIVIVGRVSGEAMDIESLHLPGDQETLIRAVAQKNPRTIVVTCGAGPIVMPWIEDVAAVLHMWNPGERFAPALARLLLGHAEPGGRLPLTFPSSEQLTPVSSPELYPGIDGRVDYDDDLLVGYAWYDATNTEPAFEFGHGLGYTHFDTGSLTATTTDDGILCDIEFTNAGPRAGKVVPQLYVSAPSEAGHPPRMLRAFGAATVNAGDARKFSFTVPYNELTAYDAATRKAILHPGEYVISVGLSSRDIRATAAVTLTP
- a CDS encoding carbohydrate ABC transporter permease; translated protein: MTTEIASSGATGTRRSPGPAPAANKRRKKQSPYPNWFYLPAGLFYTILFLVPTGLSFYFALTRWNLFDIEFIGFENFVTFFKEQALIQGFINTFIYAFLTSGAKVVLGLLLGVFLTSQIIARGFLRSVIFFPALVSTIGIGITFKVLLDPFDGPVNQALAVLGIGGPGWLTDPSLALISIALVDIWKGVGLATLIYIAGMVAIPQDYYEAARVDGAGAWNNFWHITLPLLRPATATVILLSLIGGLRSFELIWAMTKGGPGFTSDVLGSVIYKQYQAGFFGLSTAGNVVLFLVVAALIFPLSAWLNKGEKES
- a CDS encoding alpha-L-rhamnosidase C-terminal domain-containing protein, which translates into the protein MTSIRQATGPLPAAATASDIRKAAAAFSVDVLPDVPVETEGSLSAIDWVYASGQYELAVLDRLVREGFAANKYVHYAKNYGHVEGFTEFRRQLSGHEGNLVVQCAGEAMFSIDDNTMPGSPGPRGFQIRVPAGGRQLQIRISTRNQAPAAFFVDDDELFSPGSFWQARVSDSVAALDKSPWSPVLARRGSASTPPHQLREPTVTLSPALDDGVYVLPVPVLGRPIIACEGIPSVSAGESRAEALAPLETSEVKLGLRQLPDGRWTTESELGFRYLVVHDAVVNQVAVEASAHPAPRRGAFVSSDVQLNRIWSISAYTLRLCMHELMLDGIKRDRMPWMGDQALNTLSNVYSFGDGAIVRDGLVALGQPRHGYINGISDYSLWWLINTFSYHRHFGDVEHLAREKERIHAFAQALSGYADERGIFRPSHEPDTFEDAAEGGIFIDWGVTVDPTRVFTALQILWYWAMKSAADVLAAAGHPGAHLWREKSELIALTLRSEAWDPRQKAWREYFDSSSTSSPYANMLAVLSGLTSEAAPGIRDALLAAERVGTPFMTSFALRALAQTGHRAEAVERIRSLWGTMVDAGALTFWEEFGATGEDPYEMYGRPFGKSLCHAWSSGPAALLPEIVLGIRPLSDGWDEFTVETDLGHLDWAAAVVPTPHGDIVVQADKGQLTVELPSGTTLIQADSKTFGPARMTRILQPGAYGVSPALAPALLPD
- a CDS encoding carbohydrate ABC transporter permease, with the protein product MRNKTLAWRWGGGTIAVILALLIFILPFLFILFTASKSQQEASLLQFSWPTEWHLFDNLAQVIQTRNGLPLRAFINSAVLTVASVSLIVVLGAMVGFILQRRQQKWNSLINGLVLVGLIVPPAVVPTIWVLQGTGLFKTLPGLIFVHVAFGLPFAVMLFRAFMGSVPRELDEAAIIDGAGPIRLFMSIILPLIRPVMITVIVVQSVAIFNDFTYALYFLPGDSNATVQLLLYNFQGQNLTQWGLLFAFILLVTVPPLVMYIFFNRQIVEGMTSGSVKG
- a CDS encoding LacI family DNA-binding transcriptional regulator: MAKESKARRATIEDVAEAAGVSRAAVSKVLRNAYGVSPKMKAKVLATIEQLDYRPLVAARAMSGASYTVGIEIPDFRNQFFTKVLSGAKDALKGTGYQLIIAPADEGPKEGHRALEALLDRQVDGVIAVSPLVGQSWLERAAERTPMVMFARHDRSLHYDTVAGDDVAGADAVMQHLLELGHQRIAHLTRDEMVTEPGTPHGLRLGAYLKVMVEAGLADSISVTRCGEGQDLAYAATQSMLAAPEPPTAIFAGHDELALGALRAVVESGLDISVAGYDDVPLASHPLISLTSVDQPGAAMGARAVRMLLERLAGRTDAFHETFVPMLRTRKSTRPPANEALGNEHSPDVAPSLAE
- a CDS encoding ABC transporter substrate-binding protein gives rise to the protein MSFPSIRRTAVAVGVSAAALSLVLTGCSSSGSSDSGSVTISYLVDNGAATVEAGNALIADFQAKNPNIKVELETRPPGAEGDNLIKTKLATGDMNSVFQYNTGSLLKALEPDKSLVNVADQPWVSRLDDNFKTVASTENGTYGVPTGQSSAGAIIYNKDVYAKLGLQIPKTWDEFMANNKKILDSGTAAPIAQTYGDTWSSQLFVLGDFYNVQSQDADWAKKYTENKAKFADEPGLSGFEHLEEALKAGYFNKDYATATYDDGVRMIAKGEAAHYPILTFAASALSVNYPEAVKTVGTFPIPGKSADKNGLTVWMPSAAYIPKSTEGAELDASKKFLDFLATPDACKIVSEKIAPTGPFVIDGCTLPDSVPAIVSDMQPYFDEGKTGLALEFVSPVKGPALEQITVAVGSGITPAKQGAGQYDEDVKKQAQQLGLEGW